The Takifugu flavidus isolate HTHZ2018 chromosome 21, ASM371156v2, whole genome shotgun sequence genome has a window encoding:
- the fam83hb gene encoding protein FAM83H, producing MAHRSQSSSIGDNPLDPNYLPPHYREEYRLAIDALIENDTQGYYEFLQTEDVVNFLAQPEIELIKNTIQTPNLSSSMPELTYNEMGQEEDGSSDTYWPIQSDLAAPGLDLGWPQHSFIGSTEVTTLVNPSEPEMPSIKEQARRLIKSACQVIAVVMDTFTDVDIFADLLDAARRHVPVYILLDEQDSYHFVSMVLNCKVNLDSIPMMRVRTVAGITYYSRTGKSFKGQVKDRFLLTDCRAVLSGNYSFMWSYEKIHRCIAHLFLGELVTSFDEEFRILYAQSEPLVIDPSGALAIVDNHGSNNSYGSQFGLKRTQSLRNPLGYRRPHEITSTLSFGDPERNRALPFRRNDPFRQTIEPVSGLMIGKYSQQQFRVQQSYLEQGRSIVSRQMELSSSAYKRHSYAEGTQESYASSRQYMKCRVMNNLDETDFQRDQTQSSLYYNEDPVSGLGHGQYDRHRGLPPHLTTDQYSESSFRSDPEPLPGSYGRDYFSSQDLGGPEGHRGPPLAGRYGGGSSHKRPSIGQTYACQSSPTQPHSPEKKQFLKECDQGNDQDADLRHGLRNWRIHSYLSTYEDSGDEGLPQPMGPDAFEDPPVSQPVNTTDNSGLNFVVNEPPTVPPKPRPDVLRPRFGKPVLSENKSRNSPPTTMDVHPTGGDLKPFVPEKREREWTREIDREKERSRGKDVGLHMEVKEAPDLLLSKHESFRTRINPLLQRSSRLRSSLIFSSSKAEMHNSGLGLKPASEEDEQLDSVRTSSIVAQILEKRRVREPFEWRKRAEEKNKEHVQEKDGKEEKEPQREKNEAQFKDENKTKEEPQKTRTEIQSTLEKPEDTTPSSLSKTDSTPQQYIKDLIAKRKASKMEAESLMKAPEPAEKKPDMTNKPLLKSGVTPSTPSVSIPSGDTEPKKVDVSAKLSDLAQRHSVSSSKPPMTTPKPSASYLKPVETTQPSKEETSSEGQKKDIFKSLKPLSSPKIFKKAPLKLKALHPRHVSCGEEILTTDATDAEKSELKKNRTQSSSTLPRDDYKEAHKMMGSNTSINTLGEGKAEGKKHWLKGILGSKDKDKKSSADDKARNIVIEVTDETGKSQGPSAKEAGSTITDQTTTSNKTSMGVSGTSRYQSATSSIIFSSNLRDDTKVILEQISAHGQKNRAELAETAEDRGGDSVGKAFERNNSMKVSRFLRPQGNIQEREGLLKRIESLRKEKKVYSRFEMGNNLG from the exons ATGGCACATCGATCGCAGTCCTCTTCCATCGGCGACAACCCCCTCGACCCCAACTACCTCCCCCCGCATTACCGCGAGGAGTACCGCCTCGCTATCGACGCGTTGATAGAAAATGACACACAG GGCTACTATGAATTCCTCCAGACTGAAGATGTGGTTAATTTTCTGGCGCAGCCTGAGATTGAGTTGATCAAAAACACAATTCAGACGCCCAACCTGTCGTCCAGCATGCCAGAGCTGACATATAATGAAATGGGTCAGGAGGAAGACGGCTCCTCTGATACGTATTGGCCCATTCAGTCTGACCTGGCTGCCCCGGGACTTGACTTGGGGTGGCCTCAGCACAGCTTTATAGGGAGCACAGAGGTCACCACACTGGTGAACCCGTCTGAACCAGAGATGCCGAGCATcaaggagcaggccaggagactcATCAAGAGTGCGTGCCAA GTCATTGCTGTGGTAATGGACACGTTCACAGATGTTGACATTTTTGCCGATCTCTTGGATGCAGCAAGACGTCACGTACCGGTTTACATTCTCCTGGACGAGCAGGATTCCTATCACTTTGTTTCTATGGTTCTCAACTGTAAAGTCAACTTAGACTCGATTCCT atgATGCGTGTCAGGACCGTGGCAGGAATAACTTATTATTCTCGGACAGGGAAATCGTTCAAAGGGCAGGTGAAAGACCGTTTCCTCTTGACTGACTGCAGGGCTGTACTCAGTGGCAACTACAG TTTCATGTGGTCCTACGAGAAGATCCATCGCTGCATTGCCCACCTTTTCCTCGGGGAGCTGGTTACATCCTTTGATGAAGAGTTTCGAATTCTCTATGCTCAGTCAGAGCCCCTAGTGATCGATCCGTCTGGTGCACTTGCTATTGTTGACAACCACGGCTCCAATAACAGCTATGGCAGCCAGTTTGGTTTGAAGAGGACCCAGTCATTGCGTAACCCACTAGGATACCGCAGGCCGCATGAGATTACTTCCACCCTTTCCTTTGGAGACCCCGAGCGCAACCGTGCCCTGCCTTTTCGGCGGAATGACCCGTTTCGTCAGACCATTGAACCGGTATCTGGGCTCATGATTGGAAAGTATTCCCAGCAGCAGTTTCGGGTGCAGCAGTCTTACCTGGAACAGGGGCGATCGATAGTTTCCAGGCAGATGGAGCTGAGCTCCAGTGCCTACAAGCGACACAGCTACGCGGAGGGAACTCAAGAAAGTTATGCATCTTCAAGGCAATACATGAAGTGCAGGGTCATGAATAATCTGGATGAGACAGACTTCCAAAG GGACCAGACCCAAAGTAGTCTTTACTACAATGAAGACCCTGTCTCAGGTTTGGGCCATGGACAGTATGACAGACATCGGGGTCTTCCCCCACATCTCACCACTGACCAGTATTCAGAGTCCAGTTTTCGCTCAGATCCAGAGCCTCTACCTGGAAGTTATGGAAGGGACTACTTTTCATCACAGGACCTGGGAGGACCTGAAGGGCATCGTGGACCTCCATTAGCTGGGAGATATGGAGGAGGATCCTCCCACAAGAGGCCAAGCATAGGTCAAACTTATGCCTGTCAGAGCTCACCTACGCAGCCCCACTCTCCGGAGAAGAAACAGTTTCTTAAAGAATGTGATCAAGGCAATGATCAGGATGCAGATCTGAGGCACGGCCTAAGAAACTGGAGAATCCACTCCTATCTCAGCACTTATGAGGACAGTGGAGACGAAGGTCTGCCTCAACCGATGGGCCCTGATGCCTTTGAGGATCCTCCAGTGTCTCAGCCAGTGAATACGACTGACAATTCAGGACTCAACTTTGTCGTGAATGAGCCACCGACTGTGCCTCCCAAACCCAGACCAGATGTTCTGAGACCACGTTTCGGGAAGCCTGTATTGTCTGAGAACAAAAGTAGAAACTCTCCTCCAACAACCATGGATGTGCATCCAACAGGCGGTGACTTGAAGCCATTCGTAcctgagaaaagagagagggaatgGACGAGGGAAATTGatagagaaaaagagaggagtAGAGGAAAGGATGTGGGTTTGCACATGGAGGTGAAAGAGGCTCCCGATCTCCTCTTGTCCAAGCACGAGTCGTTCCGAACGCGCATTAATCCGCTCCTTCAACGTAGCTCCCGCTTGCGATCTTCACTTATTTTCTCATCCTCCAAGGCGGAGATGCACAACAGCGGCCTGGGCCTAAAGCCTGCCTCGGAGGAAGATGAACAGTTAGACTCGGTGCGCACGTCTTCGATCGTAGCCCAAATTCTAGAGAAGCGCAGGGTTCGTGAGCCCTttgagtggaggaagagggcTGAGGAAAAGAACAAGGAGCATGTCCAGgagaaagatggaaaagaagagaaggaacCACAGCGAGAGAAAAATGAAGCCCAGTTTAAAGATGAGAATAAAACCAAAGAGGAGCCTCAAAAAACTCGGACCGAGATTCAATCAACCTTAGAGAAACCTGAAGACACCACCCCGTCGTCTCTCAGCAAGACTGACTCCACCCCTCAACAGTATATCAAAGATCTGATTGCCAAGAGAAAAGCCTCAAAAATGGAGGCAGAATCCTTAATGAAAGCTCCAGAACCTGCGGAAAAAAAGCCAGACATGACAAATAAACCTCTCTTGAAGTCGGGGGTGACTCCAAGCACCCCAAGTGTATCCATTCCTTCAGGAGATACTGAACCAAAGAAGGTAGACGTCTCTGCAAAACTGTCGGACCTTGCTCAAAGACATTCGGTTAGTTCTTCAAAACCGCCCATGACCACTCCAAAACCTTCTGCGAGCTACCTGAAACCTGTAGAGACAACTCAACCCAGCAAAGAAGAGACTTCATCCGAAGGCCAAAAGAAGGATATATTCAAGTCCCTGAAGCCACTTTCTTCACCCAAGATCTTCAAGAAGGCCCCCTTGAAGCTGAAAGCGCTGCATCCACGTCACGTTTCCTGTGGTGAGGAGATCCTGACCACAGACGCAACAGATGCAGAGAAGAGCGAACTTAAAAAGAACCGCACGCAAAGTTCTTCGACTTTGCCACGTGACGACTATAAGGAAGCGCACAAAATGATGGGTTCCAATACATCTATCAACACGTTGGGTGAGGGAAAGGCTGAGGGTAAGAAGCACTGGCTGAAGGGAATCTTGGGCTCCAaggataaagacaaaaaatcTTCAGCAGATGATAAAGCCAGGAACATAGTTATAGAAGTCACTGATGAAACAGGCAAAAGCCAGGGTCCATCGGCTAAAGAAGCAGGATCCACCATCACTGACCAAACTACTACTAGCAACAAGACTTCGATGGGTGTGTCCGGCACCAGTCGGTACCAGTCGGCCACCAGCTCGATCATATTCAGCAGTAACCTCAGAGATGACACCAAAGTCATCCTAGAGCAGATCTCAGCTCACGGCCAGAAGAACCGAGCAGAGCTGGCAGAAACTGCCGAGGACAGAGGTGGCGACAGCGTGGGAAAAGCGTTTGAAAGGAACAACTCCATGAAAGTGAGCAGGTTTCTGCGGCCGCAGGGCAACATCCAGGAGCGGGAGGGGCTGCTGAAGAGGATCGAGAGTCtgagaaaggagaagaaagtcTACAGCCGCTTTGAG ATGGGCAATAACCTCGGctaa
- the mapk15 gene encoding mitogen-activated protein kinase 15, protein MSDKYESAKVSEVEEHISLKYEIKKRLGKGAYGIVWKAIDRKTGEIVAVKKIFDAFRNRTDAQRTFREIMFLQEFGDHPNIVKLLNVIRAQNDKDIYLIFEYMDTDLHAVIKKGTLLKDIHKRYVMYQLLKALKYLHSGNVIHRDQKPSNVLLDTDCVVKLCDFGLARSLKQFQEDSCNPALTEYVATRWYRAPEILLGSARYTKGVDMWSLGCILGEMLQGKALFPGTSTINQIEKIMSAIPHPSPEDIMAIRSEYGSSVIQRMLLKPQVPLQDLLQPSVPPDALDLLKGLLVFNPDKRLTAEQALQHPYVSRFHNPAKEPALNYDVILPVDDAVQLSVVQYRNKLYEMMLERRTNQSMLKLIQKKDSSSGENPSATDKEGNGSEAANGNIDNDLEEKVHHKHTSIPKAGPMHVSTPPAVERMSPLVGPGLGKLTYNPITHAPNGFVRSPVGPAHHCNSTAANGRLTEQNSNRNATSSPTEGATGSMDQILQRGRSAPASHNRAFSSALNQTQNNPLVRKDETPLTSGIQVTSAQLNQRSNSQVRPTVRFSKKVFQSNCNVAAAGDPRAKLGSYTQAYGTINKSDLDNLLRSQPYRQ, encoded by the exons GCTTACGGCATTGTTTGGAAGGCGATTGATAGAAAGACCGGTGAGATTGTGGCTGTGAAGAAGATCTTTGATGCTTTCAGGAACAGGACTGatgctcag AGGACCTTCAGGGAAATCATGTTCCTCCAG GAATTTGGAGATCATCCCAACATTGTCAAACTCCTAAATGTCATCAGAGCCCAGAATGATAAAGATATTTACCTCATTTTTGAGTATATGG ATACGGACCTGCATGCCGTGATAAAGAAGGGCACTTTACTGAAAGACATTCACAAACGTTATGTGATGTACCAACTTTTAAAAGCTCTTAAATACCTGCATTCAGGAAATGTTATCCACAGGGACCAAAAG CCATCCAACGTGCTGTTAGACACCGACTGTGTAGTCAAGCTCTGTGATTTTGGTCTAGCCAGATCACTTAAACAATTCCAAGAGGACAGCTGTAATCCAGCGCTGACGGAGTACGTGGCCACTCGCTGGTACCGAGCTCCCGAGATTCTGCTGGGATCCGCGAG GTACACTAAAGGTGTGGACATGTGGAGTCTGGGCTGCATCCTGGGAGAGATGCTTCAGGGTAAAGCTCTGTTTCCTGGGACTTCCACTATCAACCAAATCGAAAAGATCATGAGTGCCATACCTCACCCAAGCCCAGAAG ACATTATGGCAATCAGATCTGAATATGGCTCCTCGGTGATTCAGAGGATGTTATTGAA ACCACAAGTGCCTTTACAGGATCTTCTCCAACCATCTGTTCCCCCGGATGCTCTGGACCTTTTGAAAGGTTTGCTTGTTTTCAACCCAGACAAGCGGCTGACAGCTGAGCAAGCTCTCCAGCACCCATATGTGTCGAG GTTTCACAATCCAGCCAAAGAGCCAGCTCTTAACTATGACGTAATACTGCCAGTGGACGATGCTGTACAATTATCTGTTGTTCAGTACCGCAACAAGCTTTATGAG atgatgttggaGAGAAGGACTAATCAGAGCATGCTCAAACTAATCCAGAAAAAAGACAGCAGCAGTGGGGAGAACCCCAGTGCCACAGACAAGGAAGGAAATGGTTCAGAGGCAGCAAATGGGAACATTGACAATGACCTTGAAGAGAAAGTACATCACAAACATACGTCCATCCCTAAAGCTGGACCCATGCACGTGTCAACCCCGCCTGCTGTGGAGAGGATGAGTCCGTTAGTTGGCCCTGGCCTTGGAAAACTCACATACAATCCCATCACACACGCCCCAA ATGGCTTTGTTCGGAGTCCAGTTGGTCCAGCTCATCACTGCAACTCGACTGCAGCCAATGGTAGACTAACGGAGCAGAACAGTAATAGAAATGCAACATCATCACCGACAGAGGGCGCCACTGGT TCTATGGACCAGATCCTGCAACGTGGTCGATCGGCACCCGCCTCCCACAACCGTGCCTTCTCGTCGGCCCTAAACCAAACCCAAAACAACCCACTGGTTCGCAAAGATGAGACACCCCTGACCTCCGGGATACAGGTCACATCTGCACAGCTG AACCAACGTTCCAACTCGCAAGTTCGGCCAACAGTAAGGTTTAGCAAGAAGGTTTTCCAGAGCAACTGTAACGTGGCAGCTGCAGGTGACCCTCGAGCCAAACTGGGCAGCTACACACAAGCTTATGGTACTATCAACAAGAGTGACCTGGACAATCTGCTGCGGAGCCAGCCTTACCGCCAGTAG
- the si:ch211-199g17.9 gene encoding synaptonemal complex central element protein 1, whose protein sequence is MEDLVSILRLNEDGTDKAPKVEELMCTLRSLQKGESNLDIEISELTCTCDSLQEELHTLEIKVHQLEEIHKQKEELFKTIEFQCEETGQDCAKQMNLSKLHCDVLEQYKCEIQELHLKLQKQRVKLENQLLDLIEQHKFLESMFSLKNLPNEIKRAETTNNQLLSVEQAKIARLCQLNEELEQVKQLEATAKTQEE, encoded by the exons ATGGAAGACCTGGTAAGCATTCTCCGTCTTAATGAAG ATGGAACTGATAAAGCACCCAAAGTCGAAGAATTGATGTGTACATTAAGATCTCTACAAAAAG GTGAAAGCAATCTTGATATAGAAATTTCTGAGCTTACTTGTACTTGTGACTCTCTGCAAGAGGAGTTGCACACGT tggaaataaaagttCACCAACTAGAAGAAATCCATAAGCAAAAAGAAG AGCTGTTCAAAACGATAGAGTTCCAATGTGAAGAGACCGGGCAGGATTGTGCCAA GCAGATGAACCTGAGCAAGTTGCACTGTGATGTCCTGGAACAGTACAAGTGTGAAATCCAGGAATTACATCTAAAATTACAGAAACAACG AGTGAAGCTTGAAAATCAACTTCTTGACCTGATAGAGCAGCATAAGTTTTTGGAGTCCATGTTT TCTTTAAAAAACCTCCCAAATGAAATAAAGCGTGCTGAGACTACAAACAATCAGCTGTTATCAGTCG AACAGGCAAAAATCGCCCGGTTGTGCCAACTTAATGAGGAGCTGGAACAGGTGAAGCAGCTGGAAGCAACTGCTAAGACTCAGGAGGAATAA
- the grinaa gene encoding glutamate receptor, ionotropic, N-methyl D-aspartate-associated protein 1a (glutamate binding): MAQDKNTYPIMGETNPLHQSVYGPPQPGFVVPPPNYSQGPGGPYQPAADYGQPGFPPVGPGYAPGPYPQMPYPQGPYPQGPYQHGPGQQGFASDPMGNIGSPGYHGDVPPNYYDNDEFTNSGFEDKSIRQAFIRKVFMVLTVQLLVTFSFVAVFTFVDDAKRFVRQYPYLYYVSYAVFFVSLIVLSCCGDFRRKHPWNLIALSILTLSLSYMVGMIASFYDTDTVVMAVGITAVVCFTVVIFSLQSKYDFTSCHGVLFVCLIVLFLFSILCIFIRNKILHLVYASLGALLFTCFLAVDTQLLLGNKNLSLSPEEYIFAALNLYTDIIQIFIYILSIVGRSRE, encoded by the exons ATGGCCCAGGACAAGAACACATACCCAATCATGGGTGAGACCAACCCACTTCATCAAAGTGTTTACGGTCCTCCTCAGCCAGGTTTCGTTGTGCCTCCTCCCAACTACAGCCAAGGCCCCGGAGGTCCTTACCAACCAGCAGCCGACTATGGACAGCCAGGCTTCCCTCCTGTGGGCCCAGGTTATGCACCTGGCCCCTACCCTCAGATGCCCTACCCACAGGGACCCTACCCTCAGGGCCCTTACCAGCATGGACCTGGACAGCAAGGCTTTGCCAGCGACCCTATGG GAAATATTGGCAGCcctggttaccatggagacgtGCCTCCGAATTACTATGATAACGACGAGTTCACCAACTCTGGTTTTGAAGACAAAAGCATCCGGCAAGCCTTTATCAGAAAA GTGTTCATGGTGCTCACAGTGCAGCTTCTGGTCACATTCTCCTTCGTTGCCGTCTTCACCTTCGTGGACGATGCCAAGAGATTTGTTCGGCAGTATCCGTACCTGTATTATGTTTCCTATGCAGTCTTCTTCGTCTCTCTGATAGTCCTCAGCTGCTGTGGAGACTTCCGCCGTAAGCACCCGTGGAACTTGATTGCACTG TCCATCTTAACGCTGAGCCTCTCCTACATGGTGGGCATGATCGCCAGCTTCTACGACACAGACACCGTCGTCATGGCGGTGGGCATCACAGCAGTGGTCTGCTTCACTGTTGTCATCTTCTCACTTCAG AGCAAATATGACTTCACATCCTGCCACGGCGTACTTTTTGTGTGCCTGATTGTTCTGTTCCTCTTCTCGATCCTCTGCATCTTTATCCGCAACAAGATCCTCCACCTTGTCTACGCATCCTTGGGGGCCCTGcttttcacctgt TTTTTGGCTGTTGACACCCAGCTTCTCCTGGGCAACAAGAACCTGTCCCTGAGTCCAGAGGAATACATTTTTGCTGCCCTCAACCTGTATACTGATATCATCCAAATTTTCATCTACATCCTGTCTATTGTGGGACGCTCCCGGGAATAA